A window of the Pungitius pungitius chromosome 3, fPunPun2.1, whole genome shotgun sequence genome harbors these coding sequences:
- the LOC119212600 gene encoding sentrin-specific protease 7 isoform X3 — protein sequence MASSFKIPKKKHPTASESAPLYMSPLSRLQSPPPEFMSYGNQCSRGRADRMHAGSSASSSVNGESAPLFRQVVKTLLGLTANQREASAANSKGGQSAKSSAASPSNGWRPKRASDRLLPPDLTSQPPSPPQKKKSHFSGSAVQNIYVDSLDSLAELRGEMHAGSSSATRDRTTDGLDSAERKQKKNSSSSGSDQTSEDDFVSSTMTQRRRSLGRGAWFGSSQMEDVRERERRRWKEFRERKTSSLHLHLKKPRNTPTEPIVLSSEEEEEEEEEELYEGNRLEKTGGGGENSLPPPPLPPPSFLQLDFVSLHVGQTHADANGKITITENGIILPLKGVEDGEVAVVASQLRGHGVWDGGVAQGGLLLGGWKGPAPSLLFLWVTDAQANLLQRELSSIQTSTSESTCPFLLLVLKEQLQELQTALLASILDMDEYKKASSSGGPTSPLEWTDGLLLLHSCPPPLDQHLLGLLGHSAMRNNQKNKKTNLGSSGLQQLPTRLIQYPAAPSKGRITVTKEDLACLSAGEFLNDVIIDFYLKFLLLEGVGGAVAERSHVFSSFFYKQLSRRRVAGEDNAPSVPDLHMRHQRVKTWTRHVDIFTKDFLFVPVNQEAHWYLAVVCFPGLEDVQYQAFRSATGGSKLTAGKASSLSLRPQQPPECTEQSWQRDTVLRRPCILVMDSLKLSCHENVCRLLRDYLQVEWEVRRGTPPRLFTSDSMRSSSCRVPQQDNSSDCGVYLLQYAESFLQNPVVHFDLPLRLERWFPRQQVRQKREEIRTLIMTMHRGQMGEK from the exons ATGGCGTCTTCCTTTAAGATCCCCAAGAAGAAACACCCAACGGCTTCTGAATCCGCCCCCCTATACATGTCACCGCTGTCCCGcctgcagagccccccccctgaatTTATG AGCTATGGGAACCAGTGCAGCAGAGGCAGAGCTGACAggatgcatgctgggagctcAGCGAGCTCCTCAGTGAACGGAGAGAG CGCTCCTCTCTTCAGGCAAGTGGTCAAAACGCTGCTTGGACTAACAGCCAATCAAAGAGAAGCCTCAGCAGCCAATAGCAAAGGAGGACAGAGCGCAAAGTCGTCTGCTGCTTCTCCCTCAAACGG GTGGCGCCCTAAAAGGGCTTCAGATCGCCTGCTGCCTCCTGATTTGACCTCACAGCCTCCGTctccaccacagaagaagaaaagccacTTCAGCG GCTCAGCGGTTCAGAACATCTATGTGGACTCGCTGGACTCTCTGGCTGAGCTCAGGGGTgagatgcatgctgggagttcTTCAGCGACGCGAGACAGAACAACAGATGGACTGGACTCAGCTGAGAGAAAG cagaagaagaactcaTCCTCCTCCGGTTCGGACCAGACGTCAGAAGACGACTTTGTGTCCTCCACGATGACGCAGAGAAGGCGGAGCCTGGGTCGGGGGGCGTGGTTTGGCAGCAGCCAGATGGAGgacgtgagggagagagagaggaggaggtggaaggagttcagagagaggaagacaagCAGCCTTCATCTTCACCTGAAGAAACCCAGGAACACTCCAACGGAACCCA TTGTTCTGTctagtgaggaagaggaggaggaagaggaggaggaattaTACGAAGGAAACCGTTTGGAGAAG ACAGGAGGGGGAGGTGAGAacagccttcctcctcctcctcttcctcctccttccttcctgcagcTGGACTTTGTCTCTCTTCACGTCGGTCAAACGCACGCCGACGCCAACGGGAAGATAACG aTTACTGAGAACGGGATCATTCTCCCTCTGAAAG GCGTGGAGGACGGCGAGGTCGCTGTGGTGGCATCTCAGCTCCGGGGTCACGGCGTCTGGGACGGGGGCGTGGCACAAGGAGGCTTGCTATTGGGTGGTTGGAAAGGTCCCGCCCCCTCGCTTCTCTTTCTGTGGGTGACGGACGCTCAGGCCAACCTTCTGCAGAGAGAGCTGTCCTCCATCCAGACCTCCACGTCAG AATCAACCTGCCCCTTCCTCCTGCTGGTGTtgaaggagcagctgcaggagctcCAAACCGCCCTCCTGGCCTCCATCCTGGACATGGATGAGTACAAGaaggcctcctcctccggagGGCCGACCTCCCCTCTGGAGTGGACCGAcgggctgctgctcctccacagctgtcctcctcctctggaccagCACCTCCTCGGACTGCTGGGACACTCAGCT ATGAGAAACAACCAGAAGAATAAGAAGACAAACCTGGGCTCTTCTGGTCTGCAGCAGCTTCCAACCAG GCTGATCCAGTATCCGGCGGCGCCCTCTAAAGGCCGCATCACGGTGACCAAGGAGGACCTGGCCTGTCTGAGCGCGGGGGAGTTCCTCAATGACGTCATCATTGACTTCTACCTCAA GTTCCTCCTGCTGGAGGGCGTTGGCGGCGCGGTGGCCGAGCGTAGTCACGTCTTCAGCAGCTTCTTCTACAAACAACTGAGCAGGCGTCGAGTCGCCGGAGAGGACAACGCCCCCTCCGTCCC CGATCTTCACATGAGGCACCAAAGGGTGAAGACCTGGACCCGACACGTCGACATTTTCACCAAAGACTTCCTATTTGTGCCTGTCAATCAAGA AGCCCACTGGTACCTGGCGGTGGTCTGCTTCCCGGGTCTGGAGGACGTTCAGTACCAAGCGTTCCGGAGTGCAACAG gtgGATCGAAGCTCACGGCAGGTAAAGCATCGTCTTTGAGTCTGAGACCACAGCAGCCTCCG gagtgCACTGAGCAGAGCTGGCAGAGGGACACGGTACTGAGGAG gcccTGCATCCTGGTCATGGATTCCCTGAAGCTCTCCTGCCATGAGAACGTCTGCCGCCTCCTCAGAGA CTACCTCCAGGTAGAGTGGGAGGTCCGGAGGGGGACGCCCCCCCGCCTCTTCACCTCGGACAGCATgaggagctccagctgcagagtCCCTCAACAGGACAACAGCAGCGACTGTGGAGTCTATCTGCTGCAGTACGCCGAGAGCTTCCTGCAG AACCCTGTGGTGCACTTTGACCTCCCACTGCGGTTGGAGCGCTGGTTTCCACGGCAACAGGTGCGGCAGAAGCGCGAGGAGATCCGAACCCTTATCATGACGATGCACCGGGGTCAGATGGGAGAGAagtga
- the LOC119212600 gene encoding sentrin-specific protease 7 isoform X1 has translation MASSFKIPKKKHPTASESAPLYMSPLSRLQSPPPEFMSYGNQCSRGRADRMHAGSSASSSVNGESAPLFRQVVKTLLGLTANQREASAANSKGGQSAKSSAASPSNGWRPKRASDRLLPPDLTSQPPSPPQKKKSHFSGSAVQNIYVDSLDSLAELRGEMHAGSSSATRDRTTDGLDSAERKQKKNSSSSGSDQTSEDDFVSSTMTQRRRSLGRGAWFGSSQMEDVRERERRRWKEFRERKTSSLHLHLKKPRNTPTEPIVLSSEEEEEEEEEELYEGNRLEKTGGGGENSLPPPPLPPPSFLQLDFVSLHVGQTHADANGKITITENGIILPLKGVEDGEVAVVASQLRGHGVWDGGVAQGGLLLGGWKGPAPSLLFLWVTDAQANLLQRELSSIQTSTSESTCPFLLLVLKEQLQELQTALLASILDMDEYKKASSSGGPTSPLEWTDGLLLLHSCPPPLDQHLLGLLGHSAVRLLSSRNFFSNPETSQQILLHQMRNNQKNKKTNLGSSGLQQLPTRLIQYPAAPSKGRITVTKEDLACLSAGEFLNDVIIDFYLKFLLLEGVGGAVAERSHVFSSFFYKQLSRRRVAGEDNAPSVPDLHMRHQRVKTWTRHVDIFTKDFLFVPVNQEAHWYLAVVCFPGLEDVQYQAFRSATGGSKLTAGKASSLSLRPQQPPECTEQSWQRDTVLRRPCILVMDSLKLSCHENVCRLLRDYLQVEWEVRRGTPPRLFTSDSMRSSSCRVPQQDNSSDCGVYLLQYAESFLQNPVVHFDLPLRLERWFPRQQVRQKREEIRTLIMTMHRGQMGEK, from the exons ATGGCGTCTTCCTTTAAGATCCCCAAGAAGAAACACCCAACGGCTTCTGAATCCGCCCCCCTATACATGTCACCGCTGTCCCGcctgcagagccccccccctgaatTTATG AGCTATGGGAACCAGTGCAGCAGAGGCAGAGCTGACAggatgcatgctgggagctcAGCGAGCTCCTCAGTGAACGGAGAGAG CGCTCCTCTCTTCAGGCAAGTGGTCAAAACGCTGCTTGGACTAACAGCCAATCAAAGAGAAGCCTCAGCAGCCAATAGCAAAGGAGGACAGAGCGCAAAGTCGTCTGCTGCTTCTCCCTCAAACGG GTGGCGCCCTAAAAGGGCTTCAGATCGCCTGCTGCCTCCTGATTTGACCTCACAGCCTCCGTctccaccacagaagaagaaaagccacTTCAGCG GCTCAGCGGTTCAGAACATCTATGTGGACTCGCTGGACTCTCTGGCTGAGCTCAGGGGTgagatgcatgctgggagttcTTCAGCGACGCGAGACAGAACAACAGATGGACTGGACTCAGCTGAGAGAAAG cagaagaagaactcaTCCTCCTCCGGTTCGGACCAGACGTCAGAAGACGACTTTGTGTCCTCCACGATGACGCAGAGAAGGCGGAGCCTGGGTCGGGGGGCGTGGTTTGGCAGCAGCCAGATGGAGgacgtgagggagagagagaggaggaggtggaaggagttcagagagaggaagacaagCAGCCTTCATCTTCACCTGAAGAAACCCAGGAACACTCCAACGGAACCCA TTGTTCTGTctagtgaggaagaggaggaggaagaggaggaggaattaTACGAAGGAAACCGTTTGGAGAAG ACAGGAGGGGGAGGTGAGAacagccttcctcctcctcctcttcctcctccttccttcctgcagcTGGACTTTGTCTCTCTTCACGTCGGTCAAACGCACGCCGACGCCAACGGGAAGATAACG aTTACTGAGAACGGGATCATTCTCCCTCTGAAAG GCGTGGAGGACGGCGAGGTCGCTGTGGTGGCATCTCAGCTCCGGGGTCACGGCGTCTGGGACGGGGGCGTGGCACAAGGAGGCTTGCTATTGGGTGGTTGGAAAGGTCCCGCCCCCTCGCTTCTCTTTCTGTGGGTGACGGACGCTCAGGCCAACCTTCTGCAGAGAGAGCTGTCCTCCATCCAGACCTCCACGTCAG AATCAACCTGCCCCTTCCTCCTGCTGGTGTtgaaggagcagctgcaggagctcCAAACCGCCCTCCTGGCCTCCATCCTGGACATGGATGAGTACAAGaaggcctcctcctccggagGGCCGACCTCCCCTCTGGAGTGGACCGAcgggctgctgctcctccacagctgtcctcctcctctggaccagCACCTCCTCGGACTGCTGGGACACTCAGCTGTAAGACTCCTATCCTCTCGCAACTTCTTTTCAAACCCTGAAACAAGTCAACAAATTCTTCTCCATCAGATGAGAAACAACCAGAAGAATAAGAAGACAAACCTGGGCTCTTCTGGTCTGCAGCAGCTTCCAACCAG GCTGATCCAGTATCCGGCGGCGCCCTCTAAAGGCCGCATCACGGTGACCAAGGAGGACCTGGCCTGTCTGAGCGCGGGGGAGTTCCTCAATGACGTCATCATTGACTTCTACCTCAA GTTCCTCCTGCTGGAGGGCGTTGGCGGCGCGGTGGCCGAGCGTAGTCACGTCTTCAGCAGCTTCTTCTACAAACAACTGAGCAGGCGTCGAGTCGCCGGAGAGGACAACGCCCCCTCCGTCCC CGATCTTCACATGAGGCACCAAAGGGTGAAGACCTGGACCCGACACGTCGACATTTTCACCAAAGACTTCCTATTTGTGCCTGTCAATCAAGA AGCCCACTGGTACCTGGCGGTGGTCTGCTTCCCGGGTCTGGAGGACGTTCAGTACCAAGCGTTCCGGAGTGCAACAG gtgGATCGAAGCTCACGGCAGGTAAAGCATCGTCTTTGAGTCTGAGACCACAGCAGCCTCCG gagtgCACTGAGCAGAGCTGGCAGAGGGACACGGTACTGAGGAG gcccTGCATCCTGGTCATGGATTCCCTGAAGCTCTCCTGCCATGAGAACGTCTGCCGCCTCCTCAGAGA CTACCTCCAGGTAGAGTGGGAGGTCCGGAGGGGGACGCCCCCCCGCCTCTTCACCTCGGACAGCATgaggagctccagctgcagagtCCCTCAACAGGACAACAGCAGCGACTGTGGAGTCTATCTGCTGCAGTACGCCGAGAGCTTCCTGCAG AACCCTGTGGTGCACTTTGACCTCCCACTGCGGTTGGAGCGCTGGTTTCCACGGCAACAGGTGCGGCAGAAGCGCGAGGAGATCCGAACCCTTATCATGACGATGCACCGGGGTCAGATGGGAGAGAagtga
- the LOC119212600 gene encoding sentrin-specific protease 7 isoform X2, with amino-acid sequence MASSFKIPKKKHPTASESAPLYMSPLSRLQSPPPEFMSYGNQCSRGRADRMHAGSSASSSVNGESAPLFRQVVKTLLGLTANQREASAANSKGGQSAKSSAASPSNGWRPKRASDRLLPPDLTSQPPSPPQKKKSHFSGSAVQNIYVDSLDSLAELRGEMHAGSSSATRDRTTDGLDSAERKKKNSSSSGSDQTSEDDFVSSTMTQRRRSLGRGAWFGSSQMEDVRERERRRWKEFRERKTSSLHLHLKKPRNTPTEPIVLSSEEEEEEEEEELYEGNRLEKTGGGGENSLPPPPLPPPSFLQLDFVSLHVGQTHADANGKITITENGIILPLKGVEDGEVAVVASQLRGHGVWDGGVAQGGLLLGGWKGPAPSLLFLWVTDAQANLLQRELSSIQTSTSESTCPFLLLVLKEQLQELQTALLASILDMDEYKKASSSGGPTSPLEWTDGLLLLHSCPPPLDQHLLGLLGHSAVRLLSSRNFFSNPETSQQILLHQMRNNQKNKKTNLGSSGLQQLPTRLIQYPAAPSKGRITVTKEDLACLSAGEFLNDVIIDFYLKFLLLEGVGGAVAERSHVFSSFFYKQLSRRRVAGEDNAPSVPDLHMRHQRVKTWTRHVDIFTKDFLFVPVNQEAHWYLAVVCFPGLEDVQYQAFRSATGGSKLTAGKASSLSLRPQQPPECTEQSWQRDTVLRRPCILVMDSLKLSCHENVCRLLRDYLQVEWEVRRGTPPRLFTSDSMRSSSCRVPQQDNSSDCGVYLLQYAESFLQNPVVHFDLPLRLERWFPRQQVRQKREEIRTLIMTMHRGQMGEK; translated from the exons ATGGCGTCTTCCTTTAAGATCCCCAAGAAGAAACACCCAACGGCTTCTGAATCCGCCCCCCTATACATGTCACCGCTGTCCCGcctgcagagccccccccctgaatTTATG AGCTATGGGAACCAGTGCAGCAGAGGCAGAGCTGACAggatgcatgctgggagctcAGCGAGCTCCTCAGTGAACGGAGAGAG CGCTCCTCTCTTCAGGCAAGTGGTCAAAACGCTGCTTGGACTAACAGCCAATCAAAGAGAAGCCTCAGCAGCCAATAGCAAAGGAGGACAGAGCGCAAAGTCGTCTGCTGCTTCTCCCTCAAACGG GTGGCGCCCTAAAAGGGCTTCAGATCGCCTGCTGCCTCCTGATTTGACCTCACAGCCTCCGTctccaccacagaagaagaaaagccacTTCAGCG GCTCAGCGGTTCAGAACATCTATGTGGACTCGCTGGACTCTCTGGCTGAGCTCAGGGGTgagatgcatgctgggagttcTTCAGCGACGCGAGACAGAACAACAGATGGACTGGACTCAGCTGAGAGAAAG aagaagaactcaTCCTCCTCCGGTTCGGACCAGACGTCAGAAGACGACTTTGTGTCCTCCACGATGACGCAGAGAAGGCGGAGCCTGGGTCGGGGGGCGTGGTTTGGCAGCAGCCAGATGGAGgacgtgagggagagagagaggaggaggtggaaggagttcagagagaggaagacaagCAGCCTTCATCTTCACCTGAAGAAACCCAGGAACACTCCAACGGAACCCA TTGTTCTGTctagtgaggaagaggaggaggaagaggaggaggaattaTACGAAGGAAACCGTTTGGAGAAG ACAGGAGGGGGAGGTGAGAacagccttcctcctcctcctcttcctcctccttccttcctgcagcTGGACTTTGTCTCTCTTCACGTCGGTCAAACGCACGCCGACGCCAACGGGAAGATAACG aTTACTGAGAACGGGATCATTCTCCCTCTGAAAG GCGTGGAGGACGGCGAGGTCGCTGTGGTGGCATCTCAGCTCCGGGGTCACGGCGTCTGGGACGGGGGCGTGGCACAAGGAGGCTTGCTATTGGGTGGTTGGAAAGGTCCCGCCCCCTCGCTTCTCTTTCTGTGGGTGACGGACGCTCAGGCCAACCTTCTGCAGAGAGAGCTGTCCTCCATCCAGACCTCCACGTCAG AATCAACCTGCCCCTTCCTCCTGCTGGTGTtgaaggagcagctgcaggagctcCAAACCGCCCTCCTGGCCTCCATCCTGGACATGGATGAGTACAAGaaggcctcctcctccggagGGCCGACCTCCCCTCTGGAGTGGACCGAcgggctgctgctcctccacagctgtcctcctcctctggaccagCACCTCCTCGGACTGCTGGGACACTCAGCTGTAAGACTCCTATCCTCTCGCAACTTCTTTTCAAACCCTGAAACAAGTCAACAAATTCTTCTCCATCAGATGAGAAACAACCAGAAGAATAAGAAGACAAACCTGGGCTCTTCTGGTCTGCAGCAGCTTCCAACCAG GCTGATCCAGTATCCGGCGGCGCCCTCTAAAGGCCGCATCACGGTGACCAAGGAGGACCTGGCCTGTCTGAGCGCGGGGGAGTTCCTCAATGACGTCATCATTGACTTCTACCTCAA GTTCCTCCTGCTGGAGGGCGTTGGCGGCGCGGTGGCCGAGCGTAGTCACGTCTTCAGCAGCTTCTTCTACAAACAACTGAGCAGGCGTCGAGTCGCCGGAGAGGACAACGCCCCCTCCGTCCC CGATCTTCACATGAGGCACCAAAGGGTGAAGACCTGGACCCGACACGTCGACATTTTCACCAAAGACTTCCTATTTGTGCCTGTCAATCAAGA AGCCCACTGGTACCTGGCGGTGGTCTGCTTCCCGGGTCTGGAGGACGTTCAGTACCAAGCGTTCCGGAGTGCAACAG gtgGATCGAAGCTCACGGCAGGTAAAGCATCGTCTTTGAGTCTGAGACCACAGCAGCCTCCG gagtgCACTGAGCAGAGCTGGCAGAGGGACACGGTACTGAGGAG gcccTGCATCCTGGTCATGGATTCCCTGAAGCTCTCCTGCCATGAGAACGTCTGCCGCCTCCTCAGAGA CTACCTCCAGGTAGAGTGGGAGGTCCGGAGGGGGACGCCCCCCCGCCTCTTCACCTCGGACAGCATgaggagctccagctgcagagtCCCTCAACAGGACAACAGCAGCGACTGTGGAGTCTATCTGCTGCAGTACGCCGAGAGCTTCCTGCAG AACCCTGTGGTGCACTTTGACCTCCCACTGCGGTTGGAGCGCTGGTTTCCACGGCAACAGGTGCGGCAGAAGCGCGAGGAGATCCGAACCCTTATCATGACGATGCACCGGGGTCAGATGGGAGAGAagtga